One stretch of Comamonas testosteroni DNA includes these proteins:
- a CDS encoding cupin domain-containing protein — MNFAHLAKLQVYTIGRFNFEPGWRWSECIKPVVKTEYWQLSHVGPVVSGKLTVQMQDGSQKMLSAGKSYAIPPGHDAWVEGTEPFVGLEVLSAEVYAKPSE, encoded by the coding sequence ATGAACTTCGCACACCTAGCAAAGCTCCAAGTCTACACGATTGGACGCTTCAACTTTGAGCCCGGATGGCGCTGGTCCGAATGCATCAAGCCCGTGGTGAAGACCGAATACTGGCAACTCTCGCATGTGGGGCCCGTCGTCTCGGGAAAGCTCACTGTTCAAATGCAGGACGGCTCTCAGAAAATGCTCAGCGCAGGGAAGTCCTACGCCATCCCACCCGGTCACGATGCCTGGGTCGAAGGGACAGAACCCTTTGTCGGCCTTGAGGTGCTGAGTGCAGAGGTCTACGCAAAACCTTCCGAGTAA
- a CDS encoding GGDEF domain-containing protein, whose translation MHTSYDHIFVLMPSLSLLFLAGLLGVCWAIQPKQRFLLWLCASFLLTAMSISIRSVLKFEVLNHYVVLVNALFLAGAWCFSKSFSERRSVPTYPLAALVLCAATLASLYYFANVVQNQAGRLHTFGIGVALMLLLPVPAVLKRGLTNDWLDRILLWSYISYAVFTMLRPTLIATFAHNGLGDAMDASSTYWLTTLVSILLFALLFTVLVCAVTIRDIVRQLRTERDLDALTQILNRRAFSEAAQHRLADQRLYPMALLASDIDHFKRINDNWGHDKGDEVLQFVARAMQHNVRSNDLVARFGGEEFMVLLTKIDLQGAEQVAKRIGLELRNDQELLPKGPALTLSFGITSISNADQLEGALRQADQLLYSAKNAGRDRVHVEGRTYPDISFEHTLPADHPMALLM comes from the coding sequence ATGCATACGAGCTACGACCACATCTTTGTGTTGATGCCATCTCTGTCCCTGCTCTTCCTGGCCGGCCTGCTGGGAGTGTGCTGGGCAATCCAGCCCAAGCAACGCTTTCTACTCTGGCTGTGCGCCTCTTTCCTGCTAACCGCAATGTCCATCAGCATTCGCAGCGTGCTGAAGTTTGAAGTCCTCAATCACTATGTGGTTCTCGTCAACGCACTGTTTCTGGCGGGAGCCTGGTGTTTTTCCAAGAGCTTTTCGGAGCGTCGAAGCGTACCCACATATCCGCTTGCAGCCCTTGTCTTGTGTGCCGCGACGCTGGCCTCGCTCTACTATTTCGCCAATGTGGTACAGAATCAGGCGGGTCGGCTGCACACATTCGGTATAGGCGTAGCTCTGATGCTCTTGCTGCCTGTGCCGGCAGTTCTCAAACGAGGCCTCACCAACGACTGGCTGGATAGGATTTTGCTGTGGTCCTATATATCTTATGCAGTCTTTACCATGCTGCGCCCGACGCTGATCGCAACTTTCGCGCATAACGGTCTCGGCGATGCCATGGATGCCAGCTCAACCTATTGGCTGACAACGTTGGTGAGTATTTTACTTTTTGCATTGCTCTTCACGGTTTTAGTCTGCGCAGTCACCATCAGGGACATAGTCCGTCAACTGCGCACTGAACGCGACCTGGATGCCCTGACCCAGATACTGAATCGCCGCGCATTCAGTGAAGCCGCACAGCATCGCCTGGCCGACCAGCGCCTGTATCCCATGGCGCTCCTGGCCAGCGATATTGATCATTTCAAACGCATCAACGACAACTGGGGGCATGACAAAGGTGACGAGGTCCTGCAGTTTGTCGCCAGAGCGATGCAGCACAATGTGCGCAGCAATGATCTGGTTGCACGCTTTGGCGGTGAAGAGTTTATGGTTCTACTGACAAAGATCGATTTGCAAGGCGCCGAGCAAGTCGCCAAGCGTATTGGCCTGGAGTTGAGAAATGACCAGGAGCTACTGCCGAAAGGGCCGGCCCTGACGCTGAGCTTTGGCATCACGTCAATCAGCAATGCCGACCAGCTTGAAGGTGCACTGAGGCAAGCCGACCAGTTGCTGTACAGCGCCAAAAATGCTGGCCGAGACCGCGTTCATGTGGAGGGCCGCACTTACCCAGACATCAGCTTTGAACACACCTTACCGGCAGACCACCCCATGGCATTGCTGATGTAA
- a CDS encoding DNA polymerase III subunit chi has product MTEIAFHFNAPDKLGYVCRFVRKALRHGARIVVLGDGAALSRLSPRLWSVSATDFLAHASESDGAQMLAASPVILTEHLQDLPHYDVLVNLTPQVPSGFERFARVVEIVSSGDEMDRQDARARWRDYAARGFSIVRHDLNLKG; this is encoded by the coding sequence GTGACAGAAATTGCCTTTCATTTCAATGCACCAGACAAGCTGGGCTATGTGTGCCGATTCGTGCGCAAGGCCCTGCGTCATGGTGCGCGCATCGTGGTTCTGGGCGATGGAGCTGCGCTGAGCCGGCTTTCGCCCCGTTTGTGGAGCGTGTCGGCCACGGATTTTCTTGCGCATGCTTCTGAGTCTGATGGCGCGCAGATGCTTGCTGCTTCTCCCGTCATCCTGACCGAACACCTGCAGGACTTGCCTCATTACGATGTGCTGGTCAATCTCACGCCGCAGGTGCCGTCGGGGTTTGAGCGCTTCGCGCGCGTGGTGGAAATCGTGTCTTCCGGCGATGAGATGGATCGCCAGGATGCGCGTGCCCGCTGGCGCGACTATGCAGCGCGTGGTTTTTCCATCGTCCGGCACGACCTGAATCTCAAGGGCTAG
- a CDS encoding D-2-hydroxyacid dehydrogenase family protein, with protein sequence MNIVILDDYQDAVRKLDCAKLLDAFNAKVYTNTIKGVGQLSVRLRDADVIVLIRERTQISRQLLDKLPRLKLIAQTGKAGAHIDVQACSERGVAIAEGVGSPIAPAELTWSLIMSAMRRLPQYISNLKHGAWQQSGLKAASMPPNFGLGSVLRGRMLGIWGYGRIGQLVAGYGKAFGMQVCVWGSEASRRKAEADGYLSAPSKEAFFEQCDVLSLHLRLHDATRGIVTAQDLARMKPTALFVNTSRAELVEPEALLCALNRGRPGLAAIDVFESEPILQGHALLRLENCICTPHIGYVEQDSYELYFRAAFENVVNFANGQPSNILNPEVFNGPLRLNR encoded by the coding sequence GTGAACATCGTTATCCTGGACGATTACCAAGACGCGGTTCGCAAGCTCGATTGCGCCAAGCTGCTAGATGCCTTCAACGCCAAGGTCTACACCAACACCATCAAGGGTGTGGGACAGCTATCAGTCCGGCTGCGCGATGCGGATGTCATCGTCCTGATTCGCGAGCGCACCCAGATCTCGCGCCAGCTGCTCGATAAATTGCCCCGGCTCAAGCTGATTGCCCAGACGGGCAAGGCTGGCGCCCATATCGATGTGCAGGCCTGCAGCGAGCGTGGCGTGGCGATTGCGGAAGGCGTGGGCTCTCCCATTGCTCCGGCAGAGCTGACCTGGTCGCTGATCATGTCGGCCATGCGCCGCCTGCCGCAGTACATCTCCAATCTCAAACATGGTGCATGGCAACAGTCCGGTCTCAAGGCTGCCTCCATGCCGCCCAACTTCGGACTGGGCAGCGTGCTGCGCGGACGCATGCTGGGTATCTGGGGCTACGGCCGCATCGGGCAACTGGTGGCGGGTTATGGCAAGGCCTTCGGCATGCAGGTCTGTGTCTGGGGCAGCGAAGCCTCGCGCCGCAAGGCCGAGGCCGATGGTTACCTGAGCGCCCCGTCCAAGGAAGCTTTTTTTGAACAATGCGATGTGCTGTCGCTACATCTGCGCCTGCACGATGCGACGCGCGGTATTGTGACGGCGCAGGACCTGGCACGGATGAAGCCGACCGCCCTGTTCGTCAACACCTCGCGCGCCGAGTTGGTGGAGCCCGAAGCCCTGCTCTGCGCCCTGAACCGCGGCCGCCCCGGCCTGGCCGCCATCGATGTCTTCGAAAGCGAGCCGATACTGCAAGGCCATGCCCTGCTGAGGCTGGAGAACTGCATATGCACACCCCATATCGGCTATGTGGAACAGGACAGCTATGAGCTGTATTTCCGCGCGGCGTTCGAGAACGTGGTGAACTTTGCCAACGGCCAGCCCAGCAATATTCTGAACCCCGAGGTTTTCAACGGTCCGCTGCGCCTGAACCGCTAG
- a CDS encoding metal-dependent hydrolase family protein codes for MSHAIATDAGLTWQTGPIRPRACTCGSVVCQLLHERVMSDMSRRMFVGGVAATMAPFVGLHAAEPGAGGTPQQADRPVLLTNLRLFDGTGKSVRQGVQVLIQGKLIAALPSAGEKVEGAQVIDCQGKLVMPGMIDTHWHTMLAAVPQMTAMTADLGYLYISAAQEAQRTLMRGFTAVRDAGGPAFALKRAIDEGMIPGPRIYPSGAMISQTSGHGDFRLRSDIPRAANEPLSMVEQTGVSMIADGEAEVLRRVREQLMLGASQIKMLAGGGVASLYDPLDSTQFTEKELRAGVEAAADWNTYVMSHVYTPKGIKRAIKAGVKSIEHGQLADEESVRMMRDEGVWWSLQPFLQDEDANPYTDAVRRESQSRVAQGTVRAYEMAQKYGIKTGWGTDILFSPRGTVTQGKQLAKLTRFYDPMTLLKQATGTNGELLALSGERNPYPQPLGRIAPGAFADLLVADGDPTVNLDFLSHPEQNLRLIMKDGKVHKNTL; via the coding sequence ATGAGTCACGCAATCGCAACCGATGCCGGCCTGACGTGGCAGACCGGCCCGATTCGCCCCAGAGCCTGCACCTGCGGCAGCGTGGTGTGCCAGTTGCTGCATGAGCGGGTGATGAGCGATATGTCGCGCCGCATGTTTGTCGGTGGTGTGGCAGCGACGATGGCTCCGTTTGTAGGCCTGCATGCGGCCGAGCCCGGTGCCGGCGGCACGCCCCAGCAGGCCGACCGCCCCGTGTTGCTGACCAATCTGCGCCTGTTTGACGGTACGGGCAAGTCGGTGCGCCAAGGCGTGCAGGTGCTGATCCAGGGCAAGCTGATTGCCGCCCTGCCCTCTGCCGGCGAGAAGGTAGAAGGTGCGCAAGTGATCGACTGCCAGGGCAAGCTGGTGATGCCGGGCATGATCGATACGCACTGGCACACCATGCTGGCGGCCGTGCCGCAAATGACGGCCATGACGGCAGATCTGGGCTATCTGTACATCTCCGCCGCACAAGAGGCGCAGCGCACGCTGATGCGCGGCTTCACTGCGGTTCGCGACGCGGGCGGCCCCGCCTTTGCGCTCAAGCGCGCGATCGACGAGGGCATGATCCCGGGCCCGCGCATCTATCCGAGCGGGGCGATGATTTCTCAGACCTCGGGCCATGGCGACTTCCGCCTTCGCAGCGATATTCCACGTGCAGCGAACGAGCCGCTGAGCATGGTGGAGCAAACCGGCGTGTCCATGATTGCGGACGGCGAGGCCGAGGTGCTGCGCCGCGTGCGCGAGCAGTTGATGCTGGGGGCATCGCAAATCAAGATGCTGGCAGGCGGCGGCGTGGCATCGCTGTACGACCCGCTGGACAGCACCCAGTTCACCGAGAAGGAGCTGCGCGCCGGCGTGGAAGCCGCCGCAGACTGGAACACCTATGTAATGTCGCATGTTTACACGCCCAAAGGCATCAAGCGGGCCATCAAGGCGGGCGTGAAGAGCATCGAACACGGCCAGTTGGCCGACGAGGAAAGCGTGCGCATGATGCGCGACGAGGGCGTGTGGTGGAGCCTGCAGCCGTTTCTGCAGGACGAGGACGCCAACCCCTACACCGATGCGGTGCGCCGCGAGAGCCAGTCGCGCGTGGCCCAGGGCACGGTGCGCGCCTATGAGATGGCGCAGAAGTACGGCATCAAGACGGGCTGGGGCACGGACATTCTGTTCAGCCCCAGGGGCACTGTCACACAAGGCAAGCAACTGGCCAAGCTGACGCGCTTTTACGACCCGATGACGCTGCTGAAGCAGGCCACAGGCACCAACGGCGAACTGCTGGCCCTGTCGGGCGAGCGCAACCCCTACCCCCAGCCTCTGGGCCGCATCGCCCCTGGCGCATTTGCCGATCTTCTGGTGGCCGATGGCGACCCGACGGTGAATCTGGACTTCCTGAGCCACCCGGAACAGAACCTGCGCCTGATCATGAAGGACGGCAAGGTACACAAGAACACGCTGTAA
- a CDS encoding sensor domain-containing diguanylate cyclase produces the protein MEKNSYLSSLSDSRLDTQSQLLEVAVAQAFNAVVITDAEMAGGGPFISYCNKAFTSMTGYSTEELLGRSPRILQGPETDPQVIEQLRQCLAEGRFFQGSAVNYRKDGTPYHVSWNISAVRDVDGKITHFVSVQQDVTRQVEGERQRDLMIQALNSANAPVFITDRNGYLVFVNHAFEHQTGYCAAEVMGRTPAMLHSGSHTAQFYAELRDALARGENFSRTFVNRRKDGELYHAAQSISALRDARHRITHYVSISKDISDLVQREQELLVRAYRDDLTGLPNRSAGSYELENCQRIAERQGVPYALIMCDVDLFKQVNDQFGHEAGDQVLQQIAKVLRSTVRSSEHVARWGGEEFLIIVPGVGLQAALELAERLRRSIASHSYAAAGTITMSFGVGGWQAGETSAQLLRRTDMALYRAKSSGRNQVRRARYPGRGDELERSRDGSRDAWPVPRTGAGN, from the coding sequence ATGGAGAAGAATAGTTATCTTTCGTCACTTTCTGATTCTCGCCTGGATACCCAATCGCAACTGCTTGAGGTGGCTGTGGCCCAGGCATTTAATGCCGTGGTGATAACCGATGCCGAAATGGCTGGCGGTGGCCCGTTCATCAGCTATTGCAACAAGGCATTTACCAGCATGACCGGTTACTCCACAGAGGAGCTGCTGGGCCGGTCTCCGCGCATATTGCAAGGCCCCGAGACGGATCCGCAGGTGATTGAGCAATTGCGCCAATGCCTGGCCGAGGGACGTTTTTTTCAAGGCAGTGCAGTCAATTACCGCAAGGATGGAACGCCATACCACGTGTCCTGGAATATCTCTGCCGTGCGGGATGTAGACGGGAAGATCACGCATTTTGTATCCGTGCAGCAGGATGTGACGCGGCAGGTGGAAGGCGAAAGGCAGCGGGATTTGATGATCCAGGCATTGAACTCGGCCAATGCGCCGGTATTCATTACCGATCGCAATGGCTATCTCGTGTTTGTCAATCATGCTTTTGAGCATCAGACGGGTTATTGCGCAGCCGAAGTAATGGGTCGCACGCCGGCCATGCTGCACTCCGGCTCACATACGGCACAGTTTTATGCCGAGTTGCGCGATGCCTTGGCGCGCGGAGAAAACTTCAGCCGGACTTTTGTCAACCGGCGCAAGGATGGCGAGCTCTACCATGCCGCCCAGAGTATTTCGGCGCTGCGCGATGCCAGGCACCGGATAACGCACTATGTGAGCATTTCCAAAGACATCAGCGACCTGGTTCAGCGTGAACAGGAACTGCTGGTACGGGCCTACCGGGATGATCTGACCGGCTTGCCCAACCGCAGTGCCGGAAGTTATGAACTGGAAAATTGCCAGCGAATTGCTGAGCGTCAAGGCGTTCCCTATGCACTAATCATGTGCGACGTCGATCTGTTCAAGCAGGTCAACGATCAGTTCGGCCATGAGGCTGGCGACCAGGTTCTGCAGCAGATCGCAAAAGTCCTCAGGAGCACCGTACGGTCCTCGGAGCATGTTGCGCGTTGGGGTGGCGAGGAATTCCTGATCATCGTACCGGGCGTCGGCCTGCAGGCGGCCCTGGAGCTGGCCGAGCGGCTGCGCCGCAGCATCGCATCGCACAGCTACGCGGCGGCAGGAACCATCACCATGTCGTTCGGCGTGGGCGGCTGGCAGGCTGGTGAAACCTCTGCGCAACTGCTGCGCCGCACCGACATGGCCTTGTATCGAGCCAAGAGTTCTGGCCGCAATCAGGTCCGGAGGGCTCGCTATCCGGGCCGGGGCGACGAACTCGAGCGCAGCAGGGATGGCTCTCGTGACGCCTGGCCCGTCCCGCGCACCGGAGCCGGTAACTGA
- a CDS encoding DUF333 domain-containing protein, giving the protein MKKALGTTSAVLSALAISGCAQPQSAAPVIGMANSASVYCAKLDGKSRIEKTAAGERGICVLPNGTEIDEWELFRRDHPAQ; this is encoded by the coding sequence ATGAAAAAAGCACTTGGAACCACCAGCGCAGTACTTTCTGCACTTGCCATCAGCGGTTGCGCCCAGCCTCAGTCCGCTGCGCCTGTGATCGGCATGGCCAACTCCGCATCGGTGTACTGCGCCAAGCTGGACGGCAAGTCCCGCATCGAGAAGACCGCTGCCGGAGAGCGCGGCATCTGCGTGCTGCCCAACGGCACGGAAATCGACGAGTGGGAGCTGTTCCGCCGCGACCACCCTGCACAGTAG
- a CDS encoding PRC-barrel domain-containing protein has translation MQLASPVISSDRVNGTNVYNPNGDKLGAIDSLMIDKLTGKIRYAVMQFGGFLGIGSDLYPLPWDSLKYEPSQGGYVVSVTKERLEDAPHYKGGTLPEYTDDYGRRVYDHYGVPFV, from the coding sequence ATGCAATTAGCCTCACCTGTCATCTCATCCGATCGTGTCAACGGCACCAACGTCTACAACCCCAACGGCGACAAGCTGGGAGCTATCGACTCTCTGATGATCGACAAGCTCACCGGCAAGATTCGATATGCAGTGATGCAGTTTGGCGGTTTCCTGGGCATAGGCTCAGATCTCTACCCACTGCCGTGGGATAGCCTCAAATACGAACCCAGCCAAGGCGGGTACGTGGTCTCCGTTACCAAGGAGCGGCTTGAAGACGCCCCTCACTACAAGGGAGGCACATTGCCCGAATACACCGACGACTATGGCCGCCGTGTTTATGACCACTACGGTGTGCCCTTTGTCTAA
- a CDS encoding leucyl aminopeptidase, which produces MNFELKALTAAAAAREKCDLLLVLVSEQTASGTFGSDAIGAMVAHAVKQGDFALSCGKQLPLYQVPAIAARRVVLLGVGAGTPKDVRNALAGCGAVLKTEGIAKAVVSFAFDADAQAVAAAVQAVADATYLYTHTKSQAKPIALTKVVLGVSSKAAVVTAAFNTAVAQQEGVNTAREWANRPANHATPTLLANAAKSIAKAARMSCKIHGPAEVAKLGMGAFMAVAQGSREPLRFIELHYNGAAKNVAPIVLVGKGITFDTGGISLKPAAEMDEMKFDMGGAASVLGVFQALARLQPAINVVGLIPACENMPDGAAVKPGDVVTSMSGQTIEILNTDAEGRLVLCDVLHYAARFKPSALVDMATLTGACVIALGGLRSGLFSTSDELAAALQTAGDTALDPCWRMPLDEEYADGLKSSFADMGNVAGRAAGAVTAAKFLQKFVGDIPWAHLDIAGTAWKSGAAKGATGRPVGLLLQYLLGQEGRVAVAAAAAAKTPAARKSAAKPAASRRTRVTAKASA; this is translated from the coding sequence ATGAACTTTGAACTGAAGGCTCTGACCGCTGCCGCTGCAGCGCGCGAAAAATGTGATTTGCTGTTGGTGCTGGTTTCTGAACAGACAGCATCGGGCACATTCGGCAGCGACGCCATCGGAGCCATGGTGGCTCATGCGGTGAAGCAGGGTGATTTTGCCCTGTCTTGCGGCAAGCAATTGCCTTTGTACCAAGTGCCCGCCATTGCCGCACGTCGTGTGGTGCTGTTGGGCGTGGGAGCTGGTACTCCCAAGGACGTGCGCAATGCCTTGGCCGGCTGCGGTGCGGTGCTCAAGACCGAGGGCATTGCCAAGGCCGTTGTGAGCTTTGCCTTTGATGCCGATGCCCAGGCTGTAGCGGCTGCCGTGCAGGCGGTTGCCGATGCGACCTACCTCTATACCCACACCAAATCCCAGGCCAAGCCTATTGCGCTGACCAAGGTTGTGCTGGGCGTATCGTCCAAGGCCGCTGTGGTTACCGCTGCTTTCAATACCGCCGTGGCGCAGCAGGAAGGCGTGAACACGGCCCGCGAATGGGCCAACCGCCCGGCCAACCATGCAACGCCCACCTTGCTGGCCAATGCGGCCAAGAGCATTGCCAAGGCTGCACGCATGAGCTGCAAGATCCACGGCCCTGCCGAAGTGGCCAAGCTGGGCATGGGCGCCTTCATGGCGGTGGCCCAGGGCTCGCGTGAGCCCCTGCGCTTCATCGAACTGCACTACAACGGTGCGGCCAAGAACGTGGCCCCCATTGTGCTGGTAGGCAAGGGCATTACTTTTGACACCGGTGGCATTTCTCTCAAGCCTGCGGCAGAGATGGACGAGATGAAGTTCGACATGGGCGGTGCTGCCAGCGTACTGGGCGTGTTCCAGGCGCTGGCCAGGCTGCAGCCGGCCATCAATGTCGTGGGCCTGATCCCTGCATGCGAAAACATGCCCGACGGCGCAGCCGTCAAGCCCGGCGATGTGGTGACCAGCATGAGCGGCCAGACCATCGAGATCCTCAACACGGACGCAGAAGGCCGCCTGGTGCTGTGCGATGTGCTGCATTACGCGGCGCGCTTCAAGCCCTCCGCGCTGGTCGATATGGCCACGCTGACCGGTGCCTGCGTGATCGCCCTGGGCGGTTTGCGCAGCGGCCTGTTCTCGACCAGCGACGAGCTGGCAGCCGCGTTGCAGACCGCCGGCGATACGGCGCTCGACCCTTGCTGGCGCATGCCTCTGGACGAGGAGTACGCCGATGGCCTCAAGAGCAGTTTTGCGGACATGGGCAACGTGGCCGGGCGCGCCGCAGGTGCGGTGACGGCCGCCAAGTTCCTGCAGAAGTTCGTGGGCGATATTCCCTGGGCGCACCTGGATATCGCCGGTACGGCCTGGAAGAGCGGTGCTGCCAAGGGAGCTACGGGTCGCCCCGTAGGCCTGCTGCTGCAATATCTGCTGGGCCAGGAAGGCCGGGTTGCCGTTGCAGCAGCGGCGGCTGCCAAGACCCCGGCTGCTCGCAAGAGTGCTGCCAAGCCTGCAGCTTCGCGCCGCACGCGTGTGACCGCCAAGGCTTCGGCTTAA
- a CDS encoding GGDEF domain-containing protein: MPSNLQLYLLVAPVCITALGALMAFCWLAQRRSVFLLSTACGLTLTGLALAWQCLTPHGQLVRWAVYTGLIYLLGAWLCTWGVAQKFSVSSYPKISALVSFIVVAALYEYSIVQDNIAARVLWLNTGLGIIHFIPFPAIALKKVRRDGLDKLLYRSYGAFAIYTVLRPIMVLFLGFTELQDMLSSIYWLVTMLGSLLFSLVFSGLMLIVSMRDAMATLRDERNHDMLTGVLNRRGFWEFADPLTRDRKAQPFSIVVADLDHFKRVNDSWGHEYGDGVLKAVAEVMQASVRGADLVARFGGEEFVLLLTQTDIETAQRVAQRIRAGAVEIIAPLPDGQRVTLSMGIVACPFGSDLREAVMRADQQLYKAKELGRDQVVVHRAEGVAAAA; this comes from the coding sequence ATGCCTAGCAATTTGCAACTCTACTTGTTGGTCGCGCCGGTATGCATAACGGCACTGGGCGCACTCATGGCTTTTTGCTGGCTTGCACAGCGCCGCTCAGTGTTTCTGCTCTCGACGGCTTGTGGGTTGACACTTACGGGGCTTGCCTTGGCTTGGCAATGCTTGACACCTCACGGACAACTGGTTCGGTGGGCTGTTTACACCGGGCTCATTTATCTGCTTGGTGCCTGGCTCTGTACCTGGGGCGTCGCTCAAAAGTTTTCCGTCTCCTCATATCCCAAGATCTCGGCCCTGGTATCGTTCATTGTGGTTGCTGCTCTTTATGAGTACAGCATCGTGCAGGACAACATTGCTGCGCGCGTGCTGTGGCTGAACACAGGGCTTGGCATCATTCACTTCATTCCGTTTCCTGCCATCGCGCTCAAAAAAGTCAGACGTGACGGTCTGGATAAGCTGCTATACCGGTCCTACGGGGCCTTTGCGATCTATACGGTGCTCAGGCCCATCATGGTGCTGTTTCTTGGATTCACTGAGCTCCAGGACATGCTCAGCTCCATATACTGGTTGGTCACCATGCTGGGCTCGCTATTGTTCAGCCTGGTGTTCTCGGGCCTCATGCTCATCGTTTCGATGAGGGATGCAATGGCAACACTCAGAGACGAGCGCAATCACGACATGCTGACTGGCGTGTTGAATCGTCGCGGCTTCTGGGAGTTTGCAGACCCGCTGACCCGGGATCGAAAAGCGCAACCGTTTTCCATCGTGGTGGCGGATCTGGATCACTTCAAGCGGGTCAACGACAGCTGGGGACACGAGTATGGCGACGGAGTACTCAAGGCCGTCGCGGAAGTCATGCAGGCAAGTGTCCGCGGTGCCGACCTAGTAGCTCGCTTTGGAGGCGAAGAATTTGTGCTGCTGTTGACCCAAACAGACATCGAGACTGCACAACGTGTGGCACAGCGTATTCGTGCCGGAGCGGTCGAGATCATTGCGCCATTGCCCGATGGTCAGCGCGTGACCTTGAGCATGGGTATCGTGGCCTGTCCATTCGGCAGCGATCTGCGCGAAGCCGTAATGCGGGCTGACCAGCAACTCTACAAGGCCAAGGAGCTCGGGCGCGATCAGGTCGTCGTGCATCGAGCAGAGGGCGTTGCGGCAGCGGCGTGA
- a CDS encoding YoaK family protein, giving the protein MRRLRHLTNRHRTPSTNIALGLLLAFNAGAVNAGGFLVLRMYTSHMTGFASQLADGLVLENAKLLLNALGAIIAFTTGAAVCALLVNWGRKRHLYSVYALPLMLEAVMLIAFGLMGTVTLTWNTPFAVPLTVLLLSFMMGLQNAVGSKTSGGSTRTTHMTGNFTDLGMELGKMFFWRRHAQAGLPLPSQIRHDWRRMKVSAGLIVMFVLGGVTGALGFKHIGFICVVPLAALLLALSVPPFLRDAAQAAERPSLFGKKS; this is encoded by the coding sequence ATGCGCAGACTTCGCCATCTCACCAACCGGCATCGTACGCCGTCCACCAATATCGCACTGGGTCTGCTGCTGGCCTTTAACGCGGGCGCGGTCAACGCTGGCGGCTTTCTTGTGCTGCGGATGTATACCTCGCACATGACGGGCTTTGCCTCTCAACTGGCTGACGGCCTGGTGCTTGAGAACGCCAAGCTGCTGCTGAATGCGCTTGGTGCCATCATCGCCTTTACAACGGGCGCGGCCGTTTGCGCGTTGCTGGTGAACTGGGGGCGCAAACGCCATCTGTACAGCGTCTATGCCCTGCCGCTGATGCTGGAGGCCGTCATGCTGATTGCCTTCGGCCTGATGGGCACAGTCACCTTGACATGGAACACGCCCTTCGCAGTGCCGCTGACCGTGCTGCTGCTGTCCTTCATGATGGGTTTGCAGAATGCCGTGGGTTCCAAGACATCCGGCGGCAGCACTCGCACCACGCACATGACCGGCAATTTCACGGATCTTGGCATGGAGCTGGGCAAGATGTTCTTCTGGAGGCGCCACGCCCAGGCCGGCCTTCCATTGCCGTCCCAGATCAGACACGACTGGCGCCGCATGAAGGTTTCGGCAGGTCTGATCGTGATGTTCGTGCTGGGCGGCGTCACCGGCGCACTGGGCTTCAAGCACATAGGCTTTATCTGCGTGGTGCCGCTGGCGGCACTTTTGCTGGCGCTGTCCGTGCCGCCATTTCTGCGCGATGCCGCGCAGGCGGCCGAGCGACCGTCACTCTTCGGCAAGAAGAGCTGA